Proteins co-encoded in one Oreochromis aureus strain Israel breed Guangdong linkage group 3, ZZ_aureus, whole genome shotgun sequence genomic window:
- the LOC120434077 gene encoding uncharacterized protein LOC120434077 translates to MPHCAAFGCNFQSKGNKGTDVSLHSFPHEKARRKQWEDACGRVQLPKDSRLCSRHFSPDAFEAFSRPRLIKELTGASGYKRRLKPNAVPTVFRYEETTGPGKASENRAKKRIRPEMLNSFRDGGKQQQPASTVANMCVDDGDQSDTLSVMEETSNEAAEATKVSQSVTRDHDYCSVPEPSAAAAEDLSKDVESLRKEIQELRVQRKFGLQRFAGSDTDIQFYTRFPSYNHLMAFWVLIEPCIYKMIRASRAKSAANTDEEVLTPARTQTRQLLQPVDEFFLSWFSCLLV, encoded by the exons ATGCCGCATTGTGCAGCTTTCGGTTGTAATTTCCAGTCGAAGGGCAACAAAGGAACAGATGTAAGTCTGCACAGCTTTCCTCATGAGAAAGCAAGAAGAAAGCAATGGGAAGATGCCTGCGGTCGAGTACAACTCCCCAAAGACTCGCGGCTGTGCTCTCGCCATTTTAGCCCTGATGCGTTTGAGGCATTTAGTCGACCACGGTTGATAAAAGAGCTCACAGGTGCTTCTGGTTATAAGCGAAGACTAAAACCAAATGCAGTCCCGACAGTTTTTCGCTATGAGGAGACCACGGGTCCAGGAAAAGCGAGTGAAAACCGCGCTAAGAAACGCATAAGACCAGAGATGCTAAACAGTTTCCGGGATGGtggtaaacaacaacaacccgcTTCTACAGTAGCCAACATGTGCGTGGATGATGGTGACCAATCAGACACTCTGTCAGTTATGGAGGAGACAAGCAATGAAGCAGCTGAAGCTACTAAAGTATCC CAGAGTGTTACAAGAGATCATGACTACTGCTCAGTCCCTGAGccatcagcagcagctgcagaagACCTGTCCAAAGATGTGGAGAGTCTGAGGAAGGAAATACAGGAGTTACGTGTCCAGCGAAAGTTTGGGTTACAGCGGTTTGCTGGCTCTGACACTGACATCCAATTCTATACCAG ATTTCCAAGCTATAATCATTTGATGGCATTCTGGGTTTTGATTGAGCCTTGCATCTATAAAATGATCCGGGCTTCAAGAGCCAAGTCAGCTGCCAACACGGACGAAGAAGTGTTGACACCTGCACGCACACAAACG AGGCAGCTGCTCCAGCCAGTCGACGAGTTCTTTCTTTCCTGGTTTTCCTGTCTGTTGGTCTGA